The DNA sequence GCCGAATCCCTGCGCGGGCGCGGCTACGAGGTGCTGACGACACGCGAGCCTGGCGGTTCAGCCGGCGCCGAAGCAGTGCGTCACGTGCTGCTTTCGGGAGCCGCAGAGGCATTTGGGGTCCGAATGGAAGCGATTCTCTTCGCTGCGGCCCGCAGCGATCATGTCGAAGAGGTCATCCGGCCTGCCCTCGAAAAGGGCACGATCGTGCTGTGTGACCGCTTCATGGATTCTTCGCGCGTTTATCAGGGCATTACCGGCAACCTGGACCAGAGTTTCGTCGAAAGCCTGGAGCGTGTGGCCATCAATGGCGTCGTTCCGGATCGGACCGTGATTTTCGATCTGCCGGCCAGCATCGGCCTCGAGCGGGCGCAACGTCGCGCCGGAGATGACAATCCTGATCGTTTCGAGAAGGAGCAACTGGAGACGCACGAGAAGCGGCGGGACGCCTTTCTCGATATCGCCAGGCGCGATGCCGAGCGATGCCGGGTCGTCGATGCGACGCAGCCCGTCGAGGCCATAGCCACCGAGGTGCTTTCCCTCGTCAAGGCCCTCCTGCCGCACGGCGACGGCACCGACGCGCCAACCGAGGAAGTCGTGTCATGAGCGCGGAAAGAGCCGGCGTCCTGGATGGCGCCATCGCGCCCGCCGAGAACAATCGACTGTACGGTCATGAGCAGGCGGAAAGTTTCCTGGCGCAGAGCTATCGCTCCGGCAAGGGACACCACGCGATCCTGATCGAAGGGCCGGAAGGGATTGGTAAGGCGACGCTTGCCTTTCGCTTTGCGCATCACATCCTGAAGCATCCCGAACCCGCGGAGGCGCCGGAAGCGATTTCCGATCCCGATCCGACTTCTGCCATCGGGCGGCAGCTTGCCTCGGGCGCCTCACACAATCTGCTGCACCTGAGCCGACCGATCGATGAAAAGACGGGCAGGGCGAAGGGCGCGATCACGGTCGACGAGGTCCGGCGCGCCGGCAAGTTTTTCAGCCAGACATCTGGCACCGGAAACTGGCGCATCGTCATCATCGACCCGGCCGATGACCTCAACCGCAATGCGGCCAATGCCATTCTGAAGATCCTCGAGGAGCCGCCGCGCCGCTCGCTCTTTCTGGTGTTGACGCATGCGCCTGGAAAATTGCTGCCGACGATCCGCTCGCGCTGCCTGCCGCTGCGGCTGAAGCCGCTCGACGCCGCGCCGCTCCGTCAGGCTCTGTCGCATCTAGGTTTCGACCTCGAGGGCGAGAATGCCGAGCGCATCGTCGCAGCCGCCAACGGCAGCGTTGCCGTAGCGCTGAAGCTCATCAATTACGGCGGACTGGAGATCGCCGCGACGTTCGAAGGGATCCTCGCAGGGCAGGGACCGGCGGTGCGCAAGGACATGCACAAGCTGGCGGACGCGCTCTCGGGCAAGGACAGCGAGACGATTTTCGAGTTCTTCCAGGCTCTCGCCAGCGACCGCATCTTGCGCGACGCGCGCGAGGCTGCGATTGCCGGGGACATTATGCGCGCCGAGCGCTTCGCGCGGCTTTCGGCCTCTGTGACCGAGCGATTGACCGTCAGCGACGCTTATAATCTCGACCGCAAGCAGACCATCCTGTCCCTGCTCGACGACATGAAAGCGGCGCTATAGCGCCGCCTGGAAGCGCCACTTGCGCTCGATCGCCGCGTGGAGGTCGAGCTTGTGATGGTGAGCGAAGAGCAGGACATGCCCGAGCAGGTCGGCAGTCTCGTCGGCCATCAGAGCCGTAAGTTCGTCCGTTGATACTCCATGGCGCCGGCCACGGCCGCTGAGCTTGTTCCAGACCTGCGTCAACTCCCCCAATTCCTCCTGCATCTTCAGGATGAACCAGTCGGGGTCGCGCTCGATCCCGTGCGCGCCGGCATAGCCGGCAGAGGCGGTTTCAAATTGGCTGCCCAGTCGATCCAGCATGACTCACCCTCTTCTGTTTGTTTCCTTTTTGTTCTAGTTGGCGCGTGCCGATTGCGCAAGGTTTGCGGCACTGGCGGCGATCTCTCCGGCCGGGCTTTTCACGGATCGCATGTTTCTTCCTTGCGGCGTATGCGCTAAGAGCGTGCGTAGCTTAATCCGAGATAGAACGAATCCGCCTATGAGAGACACGTCCCCTTTCTACATCACCACCGCGATTTCCTACCCGAACGGCAAGCCGCATATCGGTCACGCCTATGAGTTGATCGCGACGGATGCCATGGCGCGCTACCAGCGCCTCGATGGACGCGACGTGTTCTTCCTGACCGGTACGGACGAGCACGGCCAGAAGATGCAGCAGACGGCGCGCAAGGA is a window from the Ensifer adhaerens genome containing:
- the tmk gene encoding dTMP kinase, with the protein product MVSLKKGLFVTFEGGEGAGKSTQVRLLAESLRGRGYEVLTTREPGGSAGAEAVRHVLLSGAAEAFGVRMEAILFAAARSDHVEEVIRPALEKGTIVLCDRFMDSSRVYQGITGNLDQSFVESLERVAINGVVPDRTVIFDLPASIGLERAQRRAGDDNPDRFEKEQLETHEKRRDAFLDIARRDAERCRVVDATQPVEAIATEVLSLVKALLPHGDGTDAPTEEVVS
- a CDS encoding DNA polymerase III subunit delta', with the protein product MSAERAGVLDGAIAPAENNRLYGHEQAESFLAQSYRSGKGHHAILIEGPEGIGKATLAFRFAHHILKHPEPAEAPEAISDPDPTSAIGRQLASGASHNLLHLSRPIDEKTGRAKGAITVDEVRRAGKFFSQTSGTGNWRIVIIDPADDLNRNAANAILKILEEPPRRSLFLVLTHAPGKLLPTIRSRCLPLRLKPLDAAPLRQALSHLGFDLEGENAERIVAAANGSVAVALKLINYGGLEIAATFEGILAGQGPAVRKDMHKLADALSGKDSETIFEFFQALASDRILRDAREAAIAGDIMRAERFARLSASVTERLTVSDAYNLDRKQTILSLLDDMKAAL
- a CDS encoding pyrophosphatase, translated to MLDRLGSQFETASAGYAGAHGIERDPDWFILKMQEELGELTQVWNKLSGRGRRHGVSTDELTALMADETADLLGHVLLFAHHHKLDLHAAIERKWRFQAAL